AAGGACATTCTGTAGTGCGGCTTGCAGTTTTAAATTTCTATTCTGGCATTCCATATGTCATTTAAGGCTAAACCAAAACATGTCACTTTTCCTACAGAAAAAATTGAGGAAGGATCGGGaaaaatgaagctgaaaattctTGCTCCAAGAAAATGCAGTTACTGTGGCAAGACTTTCCGCTCGAACTATTACCTCAATATTCATCTCAGGACACATACTGGTTAGTTCTTTTGGATAGTTGTATTGTCTTTTTACATTGTATTGGGTCTAATTTTTTTACTGTCCCCAATGGCTTGTATTAAAGGATGAATGTAGTTTGgctatttttttgtcttatgTAAACATTGACGTCTCTCTTGTCATTTCACAGGTGAAAAACCATATAAATGTGAATACTGTGACTATGCCGCAGCACAGAAAACGTCTTTGAGGTACCATCTAGACAGACGTCACAAGGACAAACCTTTCACAGAAATCCCGAACATTCCTGCAACACCGTCTGCTAGAAATATCATCAAGGCCATTGAACCTCCCAAGAATGTAGATGACAAACAAGCCTTAAAACCAGCCAAACAGTGGCTTGCTCCTAAACCTTTGCCTGCCAGTGTTAAACATGAACCAAGCATGAGCCAAGCCGTTATTAACAGCACAAATCCTTCCATTCAAGTCAAGAAAGAGTATGTTAGTGCTCCCGTCGCAGCTCCTTACACCCCTGTGGGTGAGGTCAACAAAAAATACCCGTTACCGGTAAACCCGAAGATGGAGGAGGAGGCGGCTACCGAAGCACCTTTGAATTTGTCTCTCAAAGTGCCACTTCCTGTATCTTCTACCTCAGTACCCAGAAACCTGTTACCAACTAACACATGTACCTCTTGCTCCTATGAAACCCTGTACCCTGAGGTTCTCTTGATGCATAAAAAGCTCATCCACAAGGAGAAGTTGGATGTCAAGAAGAATGGATACAGGGGACCTCAGAAACAGAAACGGTACACTGGTTGCCCGCCGGCTCTTGAGGGCAAAGACGTCACTCCTTTGCCCCACATCAACAGCAAGCATCCCCGTCGGACCAAATCCCCACTGCGGCAACCGGAAAAACTTGGGGAGAAGCTTCCGAAACAGCCTCAGATGTCTAAGATTTCTCCTGCGAAGGAGCGCTGGAGAGATCAGCACCAGGAGGGCCAACGGGGCAGGGAATCGGATGCAACCAGCTCGCTTTCTAGAATCTCAGAGCAAGAATCTAGCAGAAAATTAAACGTGCCATTGGTAATCGATCGAGAGTTTTCCAAGCAGAGGCCTGGCCTAGATCATGAGATGAATCAGAGGGCAAGCTTGGGCAAAAACGGAATTGTTTGGCCCACAGATCCAGCTAGACTTTGCCTTTCAGACCGTTTCCGAAACTTGAAGCAAACGGACGTCAGTGAACCCTCTAGCAAGAGACACAAGTCCGTTGAGCCTCTACATACTGCATCTGGACGGCTCGGAGAGGATTTCAACCGGATCATGCCTTCCGGCAGAAATGCGAAAATCTCGTTGCAGGCGAACTCGGTTAAGGCTACTCCCACTCCGTCTCCCAACAGCATGCAGGCTGACTGGAATGTCATCAACCTGCTCCGCAACTACACACCCAACAACCTGGCCTCGCTCTATCACCCCGCTGCTGCAGGCTCCAGCCACGCTGTCATGGCCTCGCCTGTCACTGGTGAGTATTTACAATATGTTTGTCAGCAATTGGTCATTGGGTAAAAAAATTGGCTTTTACATACTTGAAGATAAGCATGACGAATTTTCTTATTTAGTTGTCTTATTtcaatttgtttttcaaaatataatactataCTGGTAAACTGGCATATATAGGCAAATCTCACAAACAGTTTCAATCctattattaaaaagtgttttctcTATCtctataattaatttatagctCTATAATGTTTTCATAGAGAATTACATTAAGTAATTGGTTGGAAAAAAGGTTGGAATGTGATGCACAGTctataaaatgattatattaattagtaattattgtattaaaatattttataaatatacaatagTTATATACATTTAGTTATGTACATACGTTTTCAGGATTGGTTTTGTTGCATTGAGACGTTTGTCATGTCAGTTTTTCATTATCATACCCTCATTTTTCATTATCAATATGCATtgacattttacttttttttttttttaaatgaatagcaAACATTgcaaacaaaacagcaaattgcatatatatatatataaaagtgtgtgtgcgtatgtatCTTTCTTTCggtgttaaaataacatttcaataattTTTCCTTTACAAAAATGCAAGaattatttaagttttaagACTTCACCATTGCCTCTTAAATGGTCTTGGCAGTTGTTTAGTGAGGAGATGTCCTGGGATCATAACTGAACTCTACCCCATATGTTCCTCTTTTTAGGGAGCAGGTCCTTGATCTTCCCTCACTACTCCACTAGTATGACTCAGAGGAGAATTCAAACCAGCCCTCTGAGTAACGAACGCTGTGGACCTTCAGATAAGAACTCTTAGACCTGTCTGGGGTAAATGTCTTCAAATGTCCTCTCTCTCATTTCACAGGTATTGCATTGTGGTTTATGTAGCTAATCGCACTGTTTCTCCCCTGCAGCTTCAAAATGCGGTGGGGTCCTCAGTTTTGAGGAAGGTTTAACCAATTTGATGTTGCTCACTGTTCTTCAGACACTACCGCCGAAAGGTTTGACGTGTTGGAAGGATGTACTGTGTGGATATGGGCCTCGGGCTCTGCTCTAGCCTTGGCTGCAAGGCAGAATGAACTTGGACTGCAGCCTTGAACAGTGTTGTTTTGATTCAATTTGCATTCCATTATGGCAATAGATTCATCTGCGGTGCACTTAACACGAAGCTGAACGTCAGACGCACTCCGTGCATGACAGTTGACTTGTGAATCTGTTGTGGGTCGCTGGTTTTATGACGGCCTAAATACTAATCAAACCACAAGCCCAGCAAGTGCCTCCATTACGTTTTATTAAAAGCCTAAATGCACGAGTGGACGGCACTGACCAAATAAACAAAGAGGGCCGCTGTGTTTTTTGCTTCCCTCTAATTGTGTCTGTATTGTTAATGTTTAACATCTCTTTTGCAGGTCAACTTTATGCTATGCACAGAACGGGATCATTTCCGAATTAGAAACTTTCTAATTTGTACAAAAACTAGCTGCTGTTACTGTCTCGGATGCGAGACTTCTGAAGCAATGGTGACGTACTGTGTGCTGTTGTGTAggtacatttaaaagtaaagtaaaataagtaaatgCAGGGACTGCGTGGAACCTCTTTCACTGTGACAAAGACATTCAACGGGATCCTCAGGATTGATGAAAAACATAACTGTGATTTTGCGCCTCCACTGCTGAGCAGTTTCCGCCAAATGTGTGGTGAGCATTTTTGATGTGATTGTTTTCATACACAAGAATGGTTTtgttattgtcttttttttttctttctttcttttttttacttgagtgtatatttattttcaggCAAGTGTGTTGCTTTATTAGTTTGTATGTGGAACGGTGGCTAAAGCTCGTCATGGTTTCTGTTACTGTCTGCGTTCAGTATACTAACTCTGAAGATGTTTGGAGAGTTAacttattttgtaatatatatatatataaggggcTTTCATGAGCTGAAGCAAATGCATCAAATTTTCATTGATGATCAACTTGAagcgttttatttttttcgttTGCTTTATACCACAATGATGAATCGCcccttatttagtttttttgtgagTCGTAGATCAGTTAGGCTGAGTGATAATGGATTTCTATTCGACTTTGGTCAGAAACCAATGCTGCTTCATGCTAAACGCAGGTTCGATCTGGTTTTTGTCCTAGCTCCCGCTCAGTATTTTGACTCTTAAACACACCGAATTGGGTTTGTGTAGGTAGTTTGGCTTAGGATGTAGTGGCCACCATGTGTAAATTTGTTTTTAGTTGTGCTCCTTTTTCTCTAGTGTCTATCTGtttgcatttttactttttcttttgcaCTTTCACTAATGACTTTCCATTTAGAGTTCCTTTCTTGTGGTCAGGTTGTGCAAAAATTATGAAGCCAAGATGCTTTTTCTCCCCTCTCTTCTCGTccaatgtttcatgaatgatgCTGTTGTTTTTGCTCTTTAACCCAATTTGTCATTTGGATTTCCAATCTTGTAACCCACCTTGTTATTAAGCCAGGTGTATTCCAGGGCTCAGGCCCTTTCTAGAGGCAGAATAAAGCAGTTGTGCAAACTGGAAGAAATGTCAGGGTgtctgtttttcattttcatctgtGGAAGGTgagtattttgtttttgatCTTGACTGTGgatgtttattatataattaaacatgTCATATGCTTAAAATTTGCTCTCATTGTTAGTCACACTGTATAGTATCGACAAACTGCTAGTGAAATGGGTAGTCTTTTTTATGACGTTCTAATGAAGATTGAGACCAATGAAAATGATCATGCATTTGTGTGTAGCTTTCATGATGTTTAGATGTTCACCCCTCTTGACTTTTAGAAagaatatttacttattttaatttgtgatgtaaattttacaaagaaatatTTGATCATGTTTCACCcccagaaggaaaaaaaatatggcaACACCTTGCAATAAGatctcatttgttaacattggtTAATGCGTTAAcgaacatgaactaataatgagcTATACAGTTTTTGAGGCAGTTATTAacctttgttattgttatttaataaaatgttttatttttgttagttcacagtgcattaactttTGATAATGTATTCTTAAATGTTGAGACCAAGATTAAAGGCTGTAGTTcaggttaactaatgttaacaaatggaatctTGTGGTAaagtattatgtattataattaatataatttttttttagaattttccattatcatttatatatgcatatatttatatatgcacaTTATAGGGAaggcaaatttatttatatagcacatttcatacacaatggtaattcatagtgctttacataaaagtaaaataatcgCCCCAATAAAacggaatttaaaaaaattgatttaaaatggttaaaaataggaagtaattatatataaaatacagtgcagtcagttgggacgtagcacagtgctcattcaacaaatgcacagctaaacagatgagtttcgagtctggatttaaatgtggctaatgttttagcacatctgatctcttctggaagctggttccaactgcgggcagcataatagctaaaagcggactcccttgttttgtgtgaacccttggtatttctaaatGACTTGAttctaatgatctgagtggtctgttaggtttatattcagtgagcatatctgcaatgtatttaggtcctaggccattgagtgatttataaatgagtaaaagtacttttaaaatcaatcctaaatgtaactggaagccagtgtaaggacctgaggactggtgtgatatgctcagattttctggttctagtcagaatcctggcagcagcgttctggatgagctgcagctgtctaatggtcttctttggaaggccagtgaggagaccattacaataatccaccctgctggtgataaaggcatgaacaagtttctccaagtcttgactggaaacaaaacatctaattcttgcaatgtttttgagatgatagtatgctgatttagttactgctttgacatgactactgaaactaaggtctgtctccagaatcaccccaagatttttgacctGATTGTTAGTTGTTTGAcacctagagtcaaggtatgcttTTACCTTGAGAACATCATCTTTGtctccaaatgcaatgacttcacttttctccttgtttaactgaagaaagttctggcacatccaactgttaatttcatcaatgcattggcagagggagtcaatggggctgtagtcatttggagataaggctaggtaaatctgggtatcatcagcatagctgtgataggcaatttggttcgtTCTCATTGTTTGACTGGGAGCATATACGctctaaacaagagcggtgcaagaattgagctttgtgggactccgcatgtcatggacgtccacttagacttatgctctcctatactctcaaaataacctctcccttctaagtatgacctgaaccatttgagtactaTCCCAGAAAGCcagacccagttttccagtctctctagaagtatgttatgatcaacagtgtcaaacgcagcactaagatctagtagtaccaaaactgatattttgccagaatcagaattaaagcgaatatcatttattatcttaatgagtgctgtctctgtgctgtgatgcgctcggaaaccagattgaaaattgtccaggtatccatttgagtttaagtattTGTTTAGCTGattaaaactaccttttcaataatcttacctataaaaggaagatttgatattggtctatagttgctcaatatggtgttatcaagattgcgctttttcagaaagggcttaacaactgcagttttcagggagtttggaaaagtcccagaaagaagtgaggcgttcaccacttctaagagatctgcttctaaacagttaagcacacttttaaaaaagaCGTGGAAGTGtcagtacagcaccttaaattgTCAACCTGtttatttcttccaaaattttgctgtcaatgcattcaaaaacagacatagtaaattatttttgaaattgcggttaAATCTGTCTGACCTCTGCATAACTTGAGGATGTGCTACTcgcctttctgatattattgatcttctcggaaaagaagcaaactcattgcatttggggtttgtcagtctctcaacagtagcaaaaaAGAGTGCAAATGTTGTTtcagttactgtttataaggtttgagaaggtctgtctagctgtggctagttccacattgaaagcatgaaggctgtctttatagatgctatagtgaatttcaagtttcgttttccgccacatccgctgatatatataatttataatgcaaaaaaaaactttttcataaTCTAATCAACAAATAAGCAAAGGGTATactatattgtttatttaaaatggtttGGCTTCGAATGCAAGTATTCAAATTcaactaattttttttccccccactttcTGTAAAtggtatattttttttcttagaccTACAAGTTCTTTGACCTATTTTACTGCTGAATCTCTGTTTGTTTCAGAAAATCCATCTGggatcaaaagtgttttttcaggTCAAGAACCAGACAGAACAGGGACCCTGTggccggttgcataaactgcttagactagtcttaaaagttagtcataagttatgaccagtcttgaagggaaaaaaaaaaaaaaagatttactaGCTTTTCAGACTAGACTAAGCtaatcataacattttaaagtcaGTAACAAGAAGGTAGAATGCTCTTGGCTGATTACGGCTTGGTTAACTACTAGCTGttcaaactagttcttaagtCACAGTCTTAATAGTGGCtatgtttatgcaactggcccctggtTACACTTTGTAGAAGaatcatatatttataattttacttgatatattttaatttagtaaagCCAATGATAGAACCTTTGAACAAATGCTTTTGTAACCAGTGTTgggaaaagttacttttaaaagtaatgcattacaatattgctttacttttttaaaaggtGCTAATGTCATTACTTGGTTtcattttatggaaagtaatacATTCTTACTTTTTCTCATCTGGCCTGGGCTGGCTTGCTTGTGTTCaatataataaaagaaaaacaaattatatttatgaagTCATTTCTGATCATTAGTATTATTCAATTGGATCACTGAGggaaggtcagcagcaaagacactGTAATAAAAATGGGATAACATGCATAAAGGATTAATTCTTGTATTGCAGGTTTGCGTAATATTcgtttcactgtttttattaattttgaggaacactgaatctgtttttgtgcaggtgagatgagtaaatgcatgtaCACTTATTCTAGAATAATAGTAAGCATCATGTTCATACAGCATACACAAtgcctctgcacttactcccgatttctctcaacatggcaacacaagagctgtcagtcaagacaggaaaacaaagtaactggtgttacttatttgaaaaagtaattcagatattttcttgtaaattaaaaagtaatgttactttactagttacttgaaaaaagtaatttgaTTACATAACTGGAATTAATACCACCAACTTTGTTTGTAACAATATTAcacttttatcaatttaaaatatccttgctgaataaaagtattaatttctttctaaataaagaaattaaaacaaaaacgcaCTGACctgaaacttttgaatgatagtatgtatttttacaaaatatttctattttgaattcAAAAAATTGAtgataaatcagcatattagaacggtttttgaaggatcatgtgacactaaa
This sequence is a window from Onychostoma macrolepis isolate SWU-2019 chromosome 23, ASM1243209v1, whole genome shotgun sequence. Protein-coding genes within it:
- the znf217 gene encoding zinc finger protein 217; translated protein: MPTHPLIPYVESPDGLGYDILSHSSASMPGTGSSMTPHTSVVEKLDTLAESSLPLDCMFCEETFLHQEDLGPHLLSQHPTTFHAPAVLRVEAEFLTPSERARSKTCPAVEKNEELCCVVCGQAVADATELETHMRKHKDSFTYCCGLCGRRFKEPWFLKNHMRTHGGKAKNKNQDLEIPATVNDVIQDQNPSLVVTSYKMCMVCGFFFLNKEVLAEHSKVHNRELEVDENVSSDSQPAEEVPVSQMAFLQTLQLHPSGAREEAERSHPSGRWISQLDPFNTYQAWQLATRGKIAAGPNLAKELNADSNSDNEDSGSEKEELGAIWASGGGDKPRRGLRNELKPSETPSPSPEQKGLIRKDKPTNCEECGKIFRTYHQLVLHSRIHKKERGGAESPTTPVDGRAQSVGSCSSSSLDRAEEYSEDGSEEGVPVDAFNPEKIEEGSGKMKLKILAPRKCSYCGKTFRSNYYLNIHLRTHTGEKPYKCEYCDYAAAQKTSLRYHLDRRHKDKPFTEIPNIPATPSARNIIKAIEPPKNVDDKQALKPAKQWLAPKPLPASVKHEPSMSQAVINSTNPSIQVKKEYVSAPVAAPYTPVGEVNKKYPLPVNPKMEEEAATEAPLNLSLKVPLPVSSTSVPRNLLPTNTCTSCSYETLYPEVLLMHKKLIHKEKLDVKKNGYRGPQKQKRYTGCPPALEGKDVTPLPHINSKHPRRTKSPLRQPEKLGEKLPKQPQMSKISPAKERWRDQHQEGQRGRESDATSSLSRISEQESSRKLNVPLVIDREFSKQRPGLDHEMNQRASLGKNGIVWPTDPARLCLSDRFRNLKQTDVSEPSSKRHKSVEPLHTASGRLGEDFNRIMPSGRNAKISLQANSVKATPTPSPNSMQADWNVINLLRNYTPNNLASLYHPAAAGSSHAVMASPVTGSRSLIFPHYSTSMTQRRIQTSPLSNERCGPSDKNS